The proteins below are encoded in one region of Oncorhynchus masou masou isolate Uvic2021 chromosome 15, UVic_Omas_1.1, whole genome shotgun sequence:
- the kbtbd13b gene encoding kelch repeat and BTB domain-containing protein 13, with product MSNNEAMEWNSSDNAVRKRDLPYRVPGHDLGIAKLKLVVEGSVFTEERDFLVKSCEYFQALYRSGMKECRQEEIHLKGLCARGFLIALVVLRGKRPILDADEIVEAIECAAFLQVEPLAKHLTDLIDSDNCLLMYHTAATFGLMTLYHAAALFIRNMYHDLEVEVRKSLPTELVAYVESLVPSAFVAVGAHSTCGVDETIHAGNRTLCYLDDEGKNWKVLTDLPLEASTSMAGLTVLDNKLYIVGGIQVQGARKYAVDTCFCYSVEVDQWSMIASPKQLRYNFSLVGLDGCLYAIGGEYERTIMSSVETYEVATGRWSFVAHLPRPVTGAACTKGMGRIFVCLWKPMETTEIYEYLPRTDQWLLVSTLIRHQSYGHAMVAHRDNLYVMRNGPQDDFLRCMMDCYNLTTGQWTALPGHFANSKGSLFTAVVRGDSAYTLNRTMTLEYAIEGKTWKPRNQMKGFPRSGSLWTFFLRLPKGRRGSILNGIPDGYGQC from the coding sequence ATGTCTAACAATGAGGCTATGGAATGGAACAGCAGTGATAATGCAGTGCGCAAAAGGGATTTGCCATATCGGGTCCCAGGACATGATTTAGGGATAGCCAAGTTAAAGTTAGTAGTGGAGGGTTCTGTTTTTACAGAAGAGAGAGATTTCCTGGTCAAGAGCTGCGAGTATTTCCAAGCTCTCTACCGTTCAGGGATGAAAGAATGCCGGCAGGAGGAAATCCACTTGAAGGGTTTGTGTGCTCGAGGATTCTTGATCGCACTGGTGGTTTTACGAGGCAAGagacctatcctggatgctgaCGAAATCGTGGAGGCCATAGAATGCGCTGCCTTCCTGCAGGTGGAGCCTCTTGCCAAACATCTCACAGACCTGATCGACTCTGATAACTGTTTGCTAATGTATCACACCGCAGCAACCTTTGGCCTAATGACCCTCTACCATGCTGCTGCACTGTTTATCCGGAACATGTACCATGACTTAGAGGTCGAAGTCAGGAAAAGCTTACCGACAGAACTAGTTGCGTATGTAGAGTCACTGGTTCCTAGTGCGTTTGTAGCAGTTGGAGCCCACTCGACTTGTGGTGTGGATGAAACCATCCACGCTGGCAACAGGACTTTGTGCTACCTGGACGATGAGGGGAAAAACTGGAAGGTCCTCACAGACCTACCCCTAGAGGCCAGTACCTCTATGGCCGGACTGACCGTTCTGGACAACAAGCTGTATATCGTGGGAGGGATACAGGTGCAGGGTGCCCGCAAGTACGCTGTGGACACCTGCTTCTGCTACAGTGTGGAGGTTGACCAGTGGAGCATGATAGCCAGTCCAAAACAGTTGCGGTACAACTTCTCTCTCGTGGGACTGGATGGATGTCTTTATGCCATTGGGGGCGAGTATGAGCGAACAATCATGTCATCAGTGGAAACTTATGAAGTTGCGACTGGAAGGTGGTCATTTGTGGCACATTTGCCTCGACCAGTCACCGGAGCAGCGTGCACCAAGGGCATGGGCCGGATATTTGTGTGCTTGTGGAAGCCCATGGAGACCACCGAAATCTATGAATACCTGCCCAGGACAGACCAGTGGTTGCTTGTCAGCACTTTGATAAGGCATCAGAGCTACGGCCATGCCATGGTGGCTCACCGGGATAACCTGTATGTCATGCGTAACGGGCCACAAGATGACTTCCTGAGATGCATGATGGACTGCTACAACCTCACCACAGGCCAGTGGACAGCCTTGCCAGGGCACTTTGCCAATAGCAAAGGCTCCCTGTTCACAGCCGTGGTGAGAGGCGACTCGGCTTACACGCTGAACCGAACCATGACTTTGGAGTACGCTATTGAGGGGAAAACGTGGAAGCCCAGGAACCAGATGAAGGGTTTCCCAAGAAGTGGCTCCTTGTGGACATTTTTTCTTAGGCTGCCCAAGGGACGCAGAGGGTCCATATTGAATGGCATCCCAGATGGATATGGACAATGTTGA